The Paenibacillus sp. RUD330 genome has a segment encoding these proteins:
- a CDS encoding 5'-methylthioadenosine/adenosylhomocysteine nucleosidase, which translates to MRTYRTIGIIGAMAEELELLHRHAQMESETVKAGLVFYRGTLHGMDIIAVKSGVGKVNAAVCTQALIDLGAECILFTGVAGAVDSSLTIGDIVVSTACVQHDMDVTALGFAPGAIPYQEISVFPADEDLRSLAVQASRDAVKGRVLEGVVLSGDQFIASRDKVQSLRDVFQGACAEMEGAAVAQVAHMNGIPYVVIRSMSDQADGSAHMNFAEFTVLAAGQSYAVIEGMVRSLQQA; encoded by the coding sequence ATGAGAACCTATCGCACGATCGGCATCATCGGAGCGATGGCAGAGGAGCTGGAGCTCCTTCACCGCCATGCGCAGATGGAATCGGAGACGGTCAAGGCCGGCCTCGTCTTTTATCGCGGGACGCTCCATGGCATGGACATCATCGCGGTCAAGTCCGGCGTCGGCAAGGTCAATGCCGCGGTATGCACGCAGGCGCTCATCGATCTGGGAGCGGAATGCATCCTGTTCACGGGCGTTGCGGGCGCGGTCGATTCCAGCCTGACGATCGGAGACATCGTCGTGTCCACGGCTTGCGTCCAGCATGACATGGACGTTACGGCGCTCGGCTTCGCTCCGGGGGCGATCCCTTACCAGGAAATCTCCGTCTTTCCGGCGGATGAGGATCTGCGCAGCCTTGCTGTCCAAGCGAGCCGCGATGCGGTGAAGGGCCGCGTGCTCGAAGGCGTCGTCCTGTCGGGCGACCAGTTCATCGCGAGCCGCGACAAGGTCCAGAGCCTTCGCGACGTCTTCCAGGGCGCCTGCGCCGAGATGGAAGGCGCTGCCGTTGCACAAGTCGCTCATATGAACGGCATTCCCTATGTCGTCATCCGCTCCATGTCGGATCAGGCCGACGGCAGCGCGCACATGAATTTCGCCGAATTCACCGTGCTGGCCGCCGGCCAGTCCTATGCCGTCATCGAAGGCATGGTGCGCAGCCTGCAGCAGGCTTGA
- the ccpA gene encoding catabolite control protein A — MTVTIYDVAREAGVSMATVSRVVNNNPNVKPQTRKKVYEAIERLGYRPNAVARGLASKKTTTVGVVIPDISNSNFAEVARGIEDIANMYHYNIILCNADKRKDKEIRVINTLLEKQVDGLLFMGGAVTEEHLQAFKTANVPVVLCATTDEQGTIASVDIDHEDAAHDAVKHLLDQGHADIAMIGGTLQDPSNGYARFHGYKRALEENGIAYNEDNVRIGNYRYESGVEAMNHFLAKDKLPTAVFAATDEMAIGAIHAIQDKGFKVPQDISVISVDNSRMASMVRPQLSAVAQPMYDIGAVSMRLLTKLMKKEPVEQAKVILPHELVKRQSVGAPKQ; from the coding sequence GTGACTGTAACCATTTACGATGTAGCAAGAGAAGCGGGAGTGTCGATGGCTACGGTCTCCCGGGTCGTCAACAACAATCCCAATGTCAAGCCGCAGACCCGCAAGAAGGTCTACGAGGCGATCGAACGGCTCGGATACCGCCCGAATGCCGTAGCCAGGGGACTTGCGAGCAAAAAGACGACGACGGTCGGTGTCGTCATTCCTGACATCTCCAATTCCAACTTTGCCGAGGTGGCCCGCGGCATCGAAGACATCGCGAACATGTACCATTACAATATCATTCTCTGCAATGCGGACAAGCGCAAGGACAAGGAGATCCGCGTCATCAACACGCTCCTCGAGAAGCAGGTCGACGGCCTGCTGTTCATGGGCGGCGCCGTGACAGAGGAGCATCTCCAGGCGTTCAAGACGGCGAACGTGCCTGTCGTGCTCTGTGCGACGACGGACGAGCAGGGAACCATCGCGTCGGTGGACATCGACCATGAGGATGCCGCCCATGATGCGGTCAAGCATCTTCTGGATCAAGGGCATGCCGACATCGCCATGATCGGCGGCACTTTGCAGGATCCGTCGAACGGATATGCGAGGTTCCACGGCTACAAGCGCGCCTTGGAAGAGAACGGCATCGCCTACAACGAGGACAATGTCCGCATCGGGAACTACCGGTACGAGTCCGGAGTGGAAGCGATGAACCATTTCCTCGCCAAGGACAAGCTTCCGACAGCTGTATTCGCGGCAACGGACGAGATGGCTATCGGGGCTATCCATGCGATTCAGGACAAAGGATTCAAAGTGCCGCAGGACATCTCCGTCATCAGCGTGGACAACAGCCGCATGGCTTCCATGGTGCGTCCGCAGCTGTCCGCGGTTGCCCAGCCGATGTATGACATCGGCGCCGTGTCGATGCGCCTGCTGACCAAGCTGATGAAAAAGGAGCCGGTCGAGCAGGCCAAGGTGATCCTCCCTCATGAGCTCGTCAAACGGCAGTCGGTAGGAGCTCCGAAGCAATGA
- a CDS encoding acetoin utilization protein AcuC, translating to MKDTALFIRSSGASRYKFNDEHPFNPLRLELAGSLLESAGALSPDMIMEAPSAKRLELERIHRADYMDAVRKLSVPAPRPDSLALAARYGLTTEDTPYFEGMHEAAAAISGGSILAAESVMSGRALHAYHMGGGLHHAFPGHGSGFCVYNDAAVAIASVKDKYKARILYIDTDVHHGDGVQYAFYEDPDVFTYSIHETGKYLFPGTGFTHEKGLDKGYGACCNIPLQPYTEDESWLEAFSESITRVARAFKPDLIVSQHGCDAHAFDPLSHIHCSMRIYLEMPRIIHELAHEHCGGRWVALGGGGYDLWKVVPRAWSLVWMAMSGHELSSRLAAAPSSPAPLPEQWLRRWQPLSPEPLPEHWLDPLDIWEPMPRREEIRLQNRAAWELAVQDF from the coding sequence ATGAAGGATACAGCCCTATTCATCCGTTCATCCGGCGCGAGCCGGTATAAATTCAATGATGAGCATCCCTTCAATCCGCTTCGTCTGGAGCTTGCCGGCTCCTTGCTTGAATCGGCCGGCGCTCTTTCTCCCGACATGATTATGGAAGCGCCTTCCGCGAAGCGCCTCGAGCTGGAGCGGATCCACCGCGCCGATTATATGGATGCGGTCCGCAAGCTCAGTGTTCCGGCTCCTCGGCCCGATTCCCTCGCCCTGGCAGCCCGGTATGGATTGACGACGGAGGATACGCCTTACTTCGAGGGCATGCACGAGGCCGCCGCCGCCATTAGCGGCGGCTCCATCCTTGCAGCCGAATCCGTCATGTCGGGACGGGCATTGCATGCTTACCATATGGGAGGCGGCCTGCATCATGCGTTTCCGGGCCATGGCTCCGGCTTCTGCGTCTACAACGACGCTGCCGTGGCCATCGCGTCCGTGAAGGATAAATACAAGGCGCGGATTCTTTATATCGATACGGACGTCCATCACGGGGACGGAGTCCAGTACGCTTTCTATGAAGATCCCGACGTGTTCACGTATTCCATCCACGAGACCGGCAAGTACCTGTTCCCCGGAACCGGCTTCACGCATGAGAAGGGCCTCGACAAAGGATATGGAGCCTGCTGCAACATCCCCCTGCAGCCTTACACGGAGGATGAATCGTGGCTGGAGGCGTTCTCGGAATCGATCACTCGCGTGGCCAGGGCGTTCAAGCCGGATCTCATCGTCAGCCAGCACGGCTGCGACGCGCATGCCTTCGATCCGCTCTCCCATATTCATTGCAGCATGAGGATCTACCTGGAAATGCCCCGCATCATCCATGAGCTCGCCCACGAGCATTGCGGCGGACGCTGGGTCGCTCTCGGAGGCGGCGGATACGATTTATGGAAAGTCGTTCCAAGAGCCTGGTCGCTCGTCTGGATGGCGATGTCCGGTCATGAGCTGTCAAGCCGGCTCGCTGCCGCTCCTTCCTCCCCGGCTCCGCTTCCGGAGCAATGGCTGCGCCGCTGGCAGCCGCTAAGTCCGGAGCCGCTGCCGGAACATTGGCTCGATCCTCTCGACATCTGGGAGCCTATGCCGCGGCGCGAGGAAATCCGCCTGCAGAACCGCGCCGCCTGGGAACTGGCCGTGCAGGACTTCTAG
- a CDS encoding GNAT family N-acetyltransferase: MEHIKRYHSQTIPFQGRSLDIEGPVEPGRLADWTMHPGLNAFRRPAEQQTALVEIAGLPEGRIIAARDGEVVVGYVTFHYPDELERWSEGGMDDLIELGAVEVAAEYRSVGLGKKMIQLAFMENQLENSIIYTTEYYWHWDLEGTGLGIWEYRSMMEKLMKSVGMVWYATDDPEICSHPANCLMVRIGKQVPLDSVEQFDRVRFRQRFMY, encoded by the coding sequence TTGGAACATATCAAGCGTTACCATTCCCAAACGATACCTTTTCAAGGCAGAAGCTTGGATATAGAGGGTCCCGTCGAGCCCGGCCGCCTGGCGGACTGGACGATGCATCCGGGACTGAACGCATTCCGCCGGCCGGCCGAGCAGCAGACCGCCCTGGTGGAGATCGCCGGCCTGCCGGAAGGCCGCATCATTGCAGCGCGGGACGGCGAGGTCGTCGTCGGCTATGTGACCTTCCACTATCCGGACGAGCTGGAGCGCTGGTCGGAAGGCGGCATGGACGATCTCATCGAGCTCGGGGCGGTCGAAGTCGCCGCCGAATACCGCTCGGTCGGGCTGGGCAAGAAAATGATCCAGCTCGCCTTCATGGAGAATCAGCTGGAAAACAGCATTATTTATACGACTGAGTATTATTGGCATTGGGATCTGGAAGGAACGGGACTCGGCATCTGGGAATACCGCTCCATGATGGAGAAGCTGATGAAGTCCGTCGGCATGGTCTGGTATGCGACGGACGATCCCGAAATCTGCTCTCATCCGGCCAACTGCCTGATGGTCCGCATCGGCAAGCAGGTTCCGCTCGATTCCGTGGAGCAGTTCGACCGGGTCCGGTTCAGGCAGCGGTTCATGTATTGA
- a CDS encoding type 1 glutamine amidotransferase domain-containing protein, with the protein MTLQGKRVICLIDDEFEDLELWYPVYRVREEGAEVLFAGPEKGKVHIGKYGVPATADLSYGELDAGGIDGLLVPGGWAPDKIRRYPEVLKLVQEMDAGGKPIGQICHAGWVLVSAKILQGRTVTSTPGIRDDMENAGARWVDEAVVVDGNLISARRPPDLPPYAKAFVEALKQRS; encoded by the coding sequence TTGACCTTGCAAGGAAAGCGCGTCATCTGCCTGATTGACGATGAATTCGAGGACCTCGAGCTGTGGTACCCCGTGTACCGCGTGCGCGAGGAAGGAGCGGAGGTTCTGTTCGCCGGTCCGGAAAAAGGAAAGGTCCATATCGGCAAATACGGCGTGCCGGCAACGGCCGATCTGTCCTACGGCGAGCTCGACGCCGGCGGCATCGACGGCCTTCTTGTTCCCGGAGGATGGGCGCCCGACAAAATCCGGCGTTACCCCGAGGTGCTGAAGCTCGTGCAGGAAATGGACGCCGGCGGCAAGCCGATCGGCCAGATCTGCCATGCGGGCTGGGTGCTCGTATCCGCCAAGATCCTGCAGGGCCGCACGGTGACATCGACTCCCGGCATCCGGGACGACATGGAAAATGCCGGAGCGCGCTGGGTGGATGAAGCGGTCGTCGTCGACGGCAACCTGATCTCCGCGCGCCGTCCGCCTGACCTGCCGCCTTATGCGAAGGCATTTGTGGAGGCGCTGAAGCAGCGCAGCTGA
- the ytxJ gene encoding bacillithiol system redox-active protein YtxJ, which yields MSSKQLHTMEDWKQILELSHEKPVLVFKHSTSCSVSAEAIEEWTRWHEGSKGEGVETALVRVIEERPVSNVIAEELGVKHASPQAILIRDGKAEWNTSHWNITETALSENAR from the coding sequence ATGAGCAGCAAGCAATTGCACACGATGGAAGATTGGAAGCAGATTTTGGAGCTTTCCCATGAGAAGCCGGTGCTCGTATTCAAGCACAGCACAAGCTGTTCGGTGAGCGCGGAAGCGATCGAGGAATGGACCCGCTGGCACGAAGGAAGCAAGGGAGAAGGAGTCGAGACGGCTCTCGTCCGCGTCATCGAGGAGCGTCCGGTATCAAATGTCATCGCCGAGGAGCTCGGGGTGAAGCATGCTTCTCCGCAAGCGATCCTGATCCGCGACGGCAAGGCGGAATGGAACACTTCCCATTGGAATATCACGGAAACGGCGCTGTCCGAGAATGCTCGCTGA